In Arthrobacter ramosus, one DNA window encodes the following:
- the glgX gene encoding glycogen debranching protein GlgX produces MVMPIFDTASTVDASRPSPLGLSVPLPGKSDRDTPSPDRVNVAVWAPGLTRVEIAYKAPGDSWKVHTLPNLEDGVHHGIVDGLPPGTRYGFRAAAHDDAIPLSVPAPDFDADDAEQLLLDPYGQAVHQRRELLTSVRMESAFDWGDDRLLRTPWRDTIVYEAHVRGQSMLHPDIPEHLRGTYAGMAHPAMIEHFHSLGVTAVQLLPIHFHMDEQHLQYLGLTNYWGYNTAAFFAPHADYATQAAQQAGPHAVQDEFKGMVKLLHAAGIEVILDVVYNHTAEGGPDGDTSSFRGLGERQYYRHDAHGRYLDTTGCGNTLNFAEPRVVDLAIDSLRHWADEFHIDGFRFDLAVTMCRNAGNEFDPEHPFLKRIAQDPVLSKTKLISEPWDVGYGGWQTGRFPEGWVDWNDHFRDGVRRFWLSERAAADGGMSGSTMGDLADALTGSARVFEPSGRSRLASLNFVTAHDGFTLADLVSYDRKHNEANGEQNRDGQTNSLSYNHGFEGRTENETILAARALSKRNLMTTLMISIGVPMITAGDELGRTQQGNNNAYCQDNPLTWIDWTQTPESHDMLRSTKRVIRLRKEFLQAQDAGFPDSGTGLDWFDEKGQPMTAARWHDPSLRIVQLLVSSEGGGYRGLIVINGNKDDKKVVLPKLLAESGTGSRMFELRLTTSELNDRRQGALVAAGEREVVQGNTINVYRT; encoded by the coding sequence ATGGTTATGCCGATTTTTGACACAGCATCTACAGTGGACGCCTCGCGGCCGTCGCCGCTCGGGCTGAGTGTTCCGCTGCCTGGGAAGTCCGACCGCGACACCCCCTCGCCGGACCGGGTCAACGTCGCCGTGTGGGCCCCCGGACTCACACGAGTCGAAATCGCCTACAAAGCCCCCGGCGACTCCTGGAAAGTCCACACGCTGCCCAACCTTGAGGACGGCGTGCACCACGGGATCGTGGACGGGCTGCCGCCAGGCACCCGGTACGGCTTCCGCGCAGCAGCCCACGACGACGCGATTCCATTGTCGGTTCCTGCTCCGGACTTTGACGCCGACGACGCCGAGCAGCTGTTGCTGGATCCCTACGGTCAGGCGGTGCACCAGCGCCGGGAGCTGCTGACCTCCGTGCGGATGGAATCGGCTTTCGATTGGGGCGACGATCGCCTGCTTCGCACGCCGTGGCGGGACACCATTGTCTACGAGGCGCACGTCCGCGGCCAAAGCATGCTGCACCCGGACATCCCCGAGCACCTCCGCGGCACCTACGCGGGCATGGCACACCCCGCCATGATCGAGCACTTCCACTCATTAGGGGTGACGGCCGTTCAATTGCTGCCCATCCACTTCCACATGGACGAGCAGCACCTGCAGTACTTGGGCCTGACCAATTACTGGGGATACAACACCGCCGCGTTCTTTGCGCCACACGCCGACTACGCCACGCAAGCCGCCCAGCAGGCGGGCCCCCACGCCGTCCAGGACGAATTCAAGGGCATGGTGAAGCTCCTGCATGCAGCGGGGATCGAAGTGATCCTCGACGTTGTCTACAACCACACGGCGGAAGGCGGGCCCGACGGCGATACCTCTAGTTTCAGGGGCCTGGGCGAGCGGCAGTACTACCGCCACGATGCCCACGGGCGTTACCTTGATACGACCGGCTGCGGAAACACCCTTAACTTCGCCGAACCCAGGGTGGTGGACCTGGCCATTGATTCGCTGCGGCATTGGGCGGACGAATTCCATATAGACGGCTTCCGTTTCGACCTTGCCGTGACGATGTGCCGCAATGCGGGCAATGAATTCGACCCTGAGCACCCATTCTTGAAAAGGATCGCCCAGGACCCGGTGCTTTCCAAGACCAAGCTCATTTCCGAACCATGGGATGTGGGCTATGGCGGCTGGCAGACCGGGCGGTTCCCCGAGGGATGGGTGGACTGGAATGATCATTTCCGCGACGGCGTGCGCCGTTTTTGGCTCTCAGAGCGGGCCGCTGCCGACGGCGGGATGTCCGGAAGCACCATGGGAGATCTCGCCGACGCCTTGACGGGCTCGGCCCGGGTCTTTGAACCTTCAGGACGCTCCAGGCTCGCCTCGCTCAACTTCGTCACGGCCCACGACGGCTTCACCCTTGCCGACTTGGTGTCCTACGACCGTAAGCACAACGAGGCCAACGGCGAGCAAAACCGCGACGGGCAGACCAACAGCCTCAGCTACAACCACGGATTCGAAGGCCGCACGGAAAATGAGACAATTCTCGCTGCCCGTGCCCTTTCGAAGCGGAACCTCATGACCACGTTGATGATCTCCATTGGCGTACCCATGATCACCGCTGGCGACGAGCTCGGACGCACACAGCAGGGAAACAACAACGCCTATTGCCAGGACAACCCCCTGACGTGGATCGACTGGACCCAGACACCCGAATCGCATGACATGCTGCGGAGCACCAAACGGGTGATACGGCTCCGGAAAGAGTTCCTGCAAGCCCAGGACGCCGGCTTCCCGGACAGCGGGACGGGCCTGGATTGGTTTGATGAAAAAGGCCAGCCCATGACGGCGGCCCGTTGGCACGATCCCTCCCTGCGGATTGTGCAGCTCTTGGTGAGCTCTGAGGGCGGCGGTTACCGCGGCTTGATCGTGATCAACGGCAACAAGGATGACAAGAAGGTCGTCCTGCCCAAACTGCTCGCCGAATCGGGAACGGGGAGCCGGATGTTCGAGCTACGCCTGACGACGTCCGAGCTCAATGACCGCAGGCAAGGAGCGCTGGTCGCGGCAGGCGAGCGGGAAGTCGTCCAAGGCAACACCATCAACGTCTACCGCACCTAG
- a CDS encoding carbon-nitrogen hydrolase family protein yields the protein MRIALAQLISGRELADNLILLEDYARRAKEGGAELVVFPEATMRAFGNSLLDIAEPLDGPWASQVRKIAQDLGIVIVAGMFTPGLASDGSSNGKVRNTLIATGPGVDTSYDKIHLFDAFGFAESDTVDAGTDPVTFDAGGLTFGLTTCYDIRFPALFTANADRGADVNIVSASWGAGPGKAEQWKLLARARAIDTTTFVLACGQGDPASQGREPKGAAPTGVGHSVVVSPLGNVLEELDAEPGLLFAELDAAVVEDARVKLPVLANRRDF from the coding sequence GTGCGAATCGCTCTTGCTCAACTCATCAGCGGCCGCGAGCTAGCAGACAACCTGATCCTGTTGGAAGACTACGCCCGCCGGGCCAAGGAGGGCGGCGCCGAACTCGTGGTATTCCCTGAAGCGACCATGCGGGCGTTCGGGAATTCCCTGCTCGACATCGCCGAGCCCCTCGACGGGCCATGGGCCAGCCAGGTGCGGAAGATCGCCCAGGATCTTGGGATCGTGATCGTGGCCGGAATGTTCACTCCCGGGCTGGCCTCCGACGGCAGCAGCAACGGCAAGGTCCGGAACACCCTGATCGCCACCGGGCCCGGAGTGGACACCAGCTACGACAAGATCCACCTCTTCGACGCCTTCGGCTTTGCGGAATCGGACACCGTCGACGCCGGCACGGATCCAGTGACGTTCGACGCCGGAGGCCTCACCTTTGGCCTGACCACGTGCTACGACATCCGTTTCCCGGCCCTCTTCACCGCCAATGCCGACCGCGGAGCCGACGTGAATATCGTGTCTGCTTCCTGGGGAGCCGGGCCGGGCAAGGCGGAACAGTGGAAGCTGCTCGCGCGTGCCCGGGCTATCGACACCACGACCTTCGTGCTTGCTTGCGGTCAGGGCGATCCAGCGAGCCAAGGTCGTGAACCCAAGGGCGCGGCGCCCACAGGAGTAGGGCACTCCGTCGTGGTGTCCCCCTTGGGAAACGTGCTGGAAGAGCTCGACGCCGAACCCGGCCTCTTGTTCGCGGAGCTGGATGCCGCCGTCGTCGAGGACGCGCGGGTCAAGCTCCCGGTCCTGGCGAACCGCCGCGACTTCTAA
- a CDS encoding alpha-1,4-glucan--maltose-1-phosphate maltosyltransferase — protein MTTTAAPRSSSASKSKQKTGITEGLRFGRFPITAVQPVIEEGRFPAKALPGEDLVVGATVFREGHDQLGVSAVLLDPKGKERQRVRLAPAPGERGKGTDRWEGLLTPTAPGAWTFAIEAWHDRYGTWHHNAEVKVEAGIDVELMLAEGVALLAEAAGESTRSGADKRILRGASEGLADTSKTAEERLATGFSAEVAAVVERQPIRELVTVSGQYPLLVERDLAGRGAWYEFFPRSEGAVFDPTAGTWTSGNFTTAAKRLDAVADMGFDVIYLPPIHPIGFQHRKGRNNTLTPGPQDPGSPWAIGSEAGGHDAIHPELGSFEDFDAFVARANQLGLEVALDLALQAAPDHPWVKTNPEWFTTRVDGSIAYAENPPKKYQDIYPLNFDNDPAGLSKEILRIVFLWVSHGVKIFRVDNPHTKPVWFWEWLIGKVNKKHPDVVFLAEAFTRPAMMHALGRAGFQQSYTYFTWRNTKAELESYFQEVSHESPAYFRPNFFVNTPDILTEYLQYGGPAAFRIRAALAATASPLWGVYAGFELYEHVARPGAEEYIDNEKYEFKDRNWDAAAASGHSLAPYITRLNAIRKTHPALGDLQNLTLHHSTDDATIVFSKHKTLADGSKDTLIIVVNVDPHGTRESTVTLDLSALSLDPSDFTANGRFWVDDLVSGESWEWGEYNYVRLDAHVEPAHILNIRR, from the coding sequence GTGACCACTACTGCAGCACCGCGATCCAGCTCAGCATCCAAGTCCAAGCAGAAGACCGGTATCACCGAAGGTCTCAGGTTCGGCAGATTCCCCATCACGGCCGTGCAGCCCGTGATCGAGGAAGGCCGGTTCCCGGCCAAGGCCTTGCCTGGTGAAGACTTGGTGGTCGGCGCCACGGTCTTCCGTGAGGGCCACGACCAGCTGGGGGTGAGCGCCGTCCTGCTGGACCCCAAAGGCAAGGAACGCCAACGTGTCCGGCTCGCCCCGGCGCCGGGTGAGCGCGGCAAGGGAACCGACCGTTGGGAGGGCCTGCTGACCCCGACGGCGCCCGGAGCCTGGACCTTCGCAATCGAGGCCTGGCACGACCGCTACGGCACGTGGCACCACAACGCGGAAGTGAAGGTCGAGGCCGGCATCGACGTGGAACTGATGCTCGCCGAGGGCGTGGCACTGCTCGCGGAGGCGGCAGGCGAAAGCACGAGAAGCGGAGCGGACAAGCGCATCCTTCGCGGTGCCTCCGAAGGCCTCGCCGATACTTCGAAGACTGCCGAGGAGCGCCTTGCCACCGGCTTCAGCGCAGAGGTCGCAGCCGTCGTCGAGCGCCAACCGATCCGCGAACTGGTGACTGTCTCGGGACAATACCCGCTCCTCGTGGAGCGTGACCTCGCCGGCCGCGGGGCCTGGTACGAATTCTTCCCCCGCTCCGAAGGCGCCGTTTTCGATCCCACCGCGGGAACGTGGACTTCAGGCAATTTCACGACGGCGGCCAAGAGGCTCGACGCCGTTGCGGACATGGGCTTCGACGTCATCTACCTGCCGCCCATCCACCCGATTGGTTTCCAGCACCGCAAGGGACGCAACAACACCTTGACTCCGGGTCCGCAGGATCCCGGCTCGCCGTGGGCCATCGGCTCCGAAGCCGGCGGCCACGACGCCATCCACCCGGAATTGGGATCGTTCGAGGATTTCGATGCTTTTGTGGCCCGCGCCAATCAGCTGGGTCTCGAGGTGGCGCTGGACTTGGCGCTGCAGGCCGCCCCGGACCATCCCTGGGTGAAGACCAACCCGGAATGGTTCACCACTCGGGTTGACGGCAGCATCGCCTATGCCGAAAACCCGCCCAAGAAGTACCAGGACATCTACCCGCTGAACTTCGACAACGATCCCGCCGGTCTGTCCAAGGAAATCCTGCGGATCGTTTTCCTCTGGGTGAGCCACGGCGTGAAGATTTTCCGTGTGGATAACCCCCACACCAAACCGGTGTGGTTCTGGGAATGGCTGATCGGCAAGGTGAACAAAAAGCACCCCGACGTCGTTTTCCTCGCCGAGGCGTTCACGCGCCCCGCGATGATGCACGCCCTCGGCCGGGCAGGTTTCCAACAGTCGTACACCTACTTCACGTGGCGGAACACCAAGGCCGAACTGGAATCGTATTTCCAGGAAGTCAGCCACGAATCTCCGGCGTACTTCCGACCCAATTTCTTCGTCAACACCCCGGATATCCTCACCGAATACCTCCAATACGGCGGTCCGGCTGCGTTCCGCATCCGCGCAGCACTGGCAGCCACGGCCAGCCCGCTCTGGGGCGTCTACGCTGGATTCGAGCTGTACGAGCATGTGGCGCGTCCCGGTGCCGAAGAGTACATCGACAACGAGAAATATGAGTTCAAGGACCGCAACTGGGATGCCGCAGCGGCTTCCGGGCACAGTCTCGCCCCATACATCACGCGGCTTAACGCCATCCGGAAGACCCACCCCGCCCTGGGTGACCTGCAGAACCTGACTTTGCATCACAGCACGGATGACGCCACCATCGTGTTCTCCAAGCACAAGACCTTGGCTGACGGCAGCAAGGACACCTTGATCATTGTGGTCAACGTCGATCCCCACGGCACCAGGGAAAGCACCGTGACCCTGGATCTCTCCGCTCTTTCGCTGGATCCATCCGACTTCACCGCTAACGGACGATTCTGGGTGGATGATTTGGTCAGCGGCGAAAGCTGGGAGTGGGGCGAGTACAACTATGTCCGACTGGACGCCCATGTAGAACCGGCACACATTCTCAATATCCGGAGGTAG
- the treS gene encoding maltose alpha-D-glucosyltransferase produces MSFNPQGQSQYFTPKNTFELNAPGLQHDPHWYRKAVFYEVLVRAFADANGDGSGDFHGLIDKLDYLQWLGVDCLWLPPFFDSPLRDGGYDISDYTSVLDEFGTISDFKRLVAESHARGVRVIIDLPLNHTSDQHPWFQESRKNPDGPFGDFYVWSDTDEKYQDARIIFVDTEESNWTFDPIRRQFFWHRFFGHQPDLNFENPKVIEAVHDVVKFWLDQGIDGFRADAIPYLFEEEGTNCENLPATHGFLRDLRKMVDENYPGRVIIAEANQPPHDVVEYFGTEEEPECHMAFHFPIMPRLYYALRDQKAAPIIETLRDTPGIPAGAQWGTFLRNHDELTLEMVTADERAAMLGWYAPDPRMRANIGIRRRLASLLDNSRSEIELINALLLSLPGSPFLYYGDEIGMGDNIWLDDRDAVRTPMQWNPDRNAGFSNADPGKLYLPVIQSLVYNYSMANVEAEAAHSGSLLRWTRQILSVRRNHAVFGLGGYRNVPADHEVVLAYLRELRDDNPEGEDAESILCVFNLSQHPVATTLDIPEYAGRGLRDVFGGQPFPGIGADGSLTLTLGSHDFFWLRIRSAGSTGSSPYTQAIPVLSIEG; encoded by the coding sequence GTGAGCTTTAATCCGCAGGGTCAGAGTCAGTACTTCACGCCGAAGAACACTTTCGAGCTGAATGCCCCGGGTCTTCAACATGACCCTCATTGGTATCGGAAGGCTGTTTTCTACGAAGTGCTGGTGAGGGCCTTCGCGGATGCGAATGGCGACGGTTCCGGTGACTTCCACGGACTGATCGACAAGTTGGATTATCTGCAGTGGCTCGGGGTGGATTGTTTGTGGCTGCCGCCGTTCTTCGATTCGCCTTTGCGAGACGGTGGTTACGACATTTCCGATTACACGTCGGTGTTGGACGAGTTCGGCACGATCAGCGACTTCAAGCGGCTCGTGGCCGAATCCCATGCGAGGGGCGTCAGGGTCATCATCGACCTCCCGCTGAACCACACCTCGGACCAACACCCTTGGTTCCAGGAGTCACGCAAGAACCCGGATGGCCCGTTCGGCGACTTCTACGTGTGGAGTGACACCGACGAGAAGTACCAGGACGCGCGCATCATCTTCGTGGATACGGAAGAGTCGAACTGGACGTTCGATCCGATCCGCCGGCAGTTCTTCTGGCACCGGTTCTTCGGCCACCAGCCCGACCTGAACTTCGAAAACCCCAAGGTCATCGAGGCCGTTCACGACGTCGTGAAGTTCTGGCTGGACCAAGGCATTGACGGATTCCGGGCAGATGCCATCCCGTACCTCTTCGAAGAAGAGGGCACCAATTGCGAAAACCTGCCGGCCACCCACGGCTTCCTGCGGGACCTTCGGAAGATGGTGGATGAGAACTACCCGGGCCGTGTGATCATCGCCGAAGCCAACCAACCGCCGCACGACGTCGTCGAGTACTTTGGCACGGAGGAAGAACCGGAGTGCCACATGGCTTTCCACTTTCCCATCATGCCGCGCCTTTACTACGCGCTCCGCGACCAGAAGGCCGCCCCTATTATCGAGACACTGCGGGACACCCCGGGAATCCCGGCCGGCGCGCAATGGGGCACCTTCCTGCGCAACCACGACGAACTCACCCTGGAGATGGTCACCGCCGACGAACGTGCCGCCATGCTGGGCTGGTACGCGCCGGACCCGCGAATGCGGGCCAACATCGGCATCCGGCGCAGGCTCGCCTCCCTGCTGGACAACTCCCGCTCCGAGATCGAGCTGATCAACGCGTTGCTGCTTTCCCTGCCCGGCAGCCCCTTCTTGTACTACGGGGATGAAATCGGGATGGGAGACAACATCTGGCTTGACGATCGCGATGCCGTCCGCACCCCGATGCAATGGAACCCGGACCGCAACGCAGGTTTCTCCAATGCCGATCCCGGAAAGCTCTACCTGCCCGTCATCCAGTCGCTGGTCTACAACTACAGCATGGCGAACGTCGAGGCCGAAGCGGCCCATTCCGGCTCGCTCCTGCGCTGGACACGCCAGATCCTGAGCGTCCGGAGGAACCACGCGGTCTTCGGGCTAGGCGGCTACCGGAACGTTCCGGCAGACCACGAGGTGGTTCTTGCCTATTTGCGCGAACTCCGGGATGACAATCCGGAAGGCGAGGATGCCGAATCCATCCTTTGCGTTTTCAACCTGTCCCAACATCCGGTTGCTACCACTTTGGACATCCCTGAATACGCCGGAAGAGGCCTAAGGGATGTGTTCGGCGGCCAGCCGTTCCCGGGAATCGGGGCCGACGGCTCCCTGACCCTCACGCTCGGCAGCCACGACTTCTTCTGGCTACGGATACGTTCGGCGGGTTCCACCGGATCCTCGCCGTACACCCAGGCCATCCCAGTGCTCTCCATCGAAGGCTGA
- the glgP gene encoding alpha-glucan family phosphorylase: MKAIRRFTVRTLLPDPIQPLARLAMNLRWSWHRPTRELFASLDQELWEESRHDPISLLGSISRDQLDQLASNNELVERVQHAAADLDRYLSEPRWYQGLGPDAPACIAYFSPEFGITEVLPQYSGGLGILAGDHLKAASDLGVPLIGVGLLYQAGYFKQSLSRDAWQQETYPVLDPDGLPLTLLREPSEDGTGKPVTISLPLPNGRKLNAHIWRADVGRVPLLLLDSNVPANDDAARGITDRLYGGGGDHRLQQELLLGMGGVKALRVYQRLTGTPAPEVFHTNEGHAGFLGIERIQELMSSEAPLSWSEALAAGRASTVFTTHTPVPAGIDRFEAVQIRHFFDAGLAPDVPVEKVLELGRENYDGGNPAVFNMAVMGLRLAQRANGVAKLHGVVSREMFSGLWPGFDHSEIPITSVTNGVHVPTWVDPRISALARQQFGSEAEAMGRWDLAYNVSDEDVWTLRRQLRVSLVEDVRRRLRAAWKKRGAADAELGWTDTVLDPDVLTIGFARRVPTYKRLTLMLRDPARLKALLLHPQHPIQLVIAGKSHPADDAGKKMIQDLVKFTDDPAVRHRIVFLPNYDIAMARTLFPGCDVWLNNPLRPLEACGTSGMKAAINGSLNLSVLDGWWDEMYDGENGWAIPTANNDASPTERDDIEAAALYELLETQVAPRFYGSTVSADAGAAGPSQSGPEAIPTHWVSMIKHTLAHLGPAVSADRMLQDYVNTLYRPAAESGRHAVAGSFKEAKELAAWTTKVRNAWPQLIVEHVDSIGVSEEPQIGDTLQVNAYIALHTLTPDDVSVEVAYGRAEESDELEDITVAELSSFEDLGNGRHLFTGSILINRSGSFGYTVRVFPKHPSLASKAELGLIVNA; this comes from the coding sequence GTGAAGGCAATTCGAAGGTTTACCGTCCGTACCCTGCTCCCCGATCCGATCCAGCCACTGGCGCGTCTCGCGATGAATCTGCGCTGGTCGTGGCACCGGCCTACCCGTGAACTCTTTGCGAGCCTTGACCAGGAATTGTGGGAGGAGAGCCGTCACGATCCAATCAGCCTCCTCGGGTCGATCAGCCGCGATCAGCTGGACCAACTTGCTTCCAACAATGAACTTGTAGAGCGTGTCCAGCACGCGGCTGCGGACCTGGACCGGTACCTGAGCGAGCCGCGCTGGTACCAGGGCCTGGGTCCTGACGCCCCGGCGTGCATCGCCTACTTCTCGCCCGAGTTCGGCATCACGGAGGTGCTCCCGCAGTATTCCGGCGGCCTCGGGATCCTGGCCGGGGACCACCTGAAGGCCGCCTCGGACCTGGGCGTGCCGCTGATCGGCGTCGGGCTGCTCTACCAGGCGGGCTACTTCAAGCAGTCCCTTTCCCGGGACGCCTGGCAGCAGGAAACCTACCCGGTCCTTGACCCGGACGGCCTGCCCTTGACGCTGTTGCGTGAACCGTCCGAGGACGGCACAGGCAAGCCCGTGACGATCTCGCTGCCGCTGCCCAACGGACGCAAGCTCAACGCGCATATCTGGCGTGCCGACGTCGGGCGCGTGCCGCTGCTGCTGCTCGACTCGAACGTTCCGGCCAACGACGACGCCGCGCGCGGGATCACGGACCGGCTCTACGGCGGCGGCGGTGACCACCGCCTGCAGCAGGAACTGCTGCTGGGCATGGGCGGGGTGAAGGCGCTGCGCGTCTACCAGCGACTCACGGGCACCCCGGCCCCGGAAGTTTTCCACACCAACGAAGGCCACGCCGGGTTCCTGGGCATCGAACGCATCCAGGAGCTCATGTCCTCCGAGGCCCCGCTGAGCTGGTCCGAGGCCCTGGCCGCCGGACGCGCGTCCACGGTGTTCACCACCCACACCCCCGTTCCGGCCGGCATCGACCGCTTCGAGGCCGTGCAGATCAGGCACTTCTTCGACGCCGGCCTGGCCCCGGACGTGCCGGTGGAGAAGGTCCTGGAACTCGGCCGGGAAAACTACGACGGCGGCAACCCCGCGGTCTTCAACATGGCCGTGATGGGCCTGCGCCTGGCCCAGCGGGCCAACGGCGTGGCCAAACTGCACGGCGTGGTCTCCCGCGAGATGTTCTCCGGGCTCTGGCCAGGCTTCGACCACTCCGAAATCCCCATCACCTCCGTCACCAACGGCGTCCACGTACCCACCTGGGTGGACCCGCGCATCTCTGCCTTGGCCCGCCAGCAGTTTGGAAGCGAGGCCGAGGCCATGGGCCGTTGGGATCTCGCCTACAACGTCAGCGACGAGGACGTCTGGACGCTGCGGCGTCAACTTCGCGTGTCCCTCGTGGAGGATGTCCGGCGTCGGCTCCGGGCAGCGTGGAAGAAGCGCGGCGCGGCCGATGCCGAGCTGGGCTGGACGGACACCGTGCTGGACCCGGACGTCCTCACGATCGGTTTCGCCCGGCGTGTGCCCACCTACAAGCGCCTGACCCTGATGCTCCGGGACCCGGCCCGGCTCAAGGCGCTGCTGCTGCACCCCCAGCACCCCATCCAGCTGGTCATCGCCGGCAAGTCCCACCCCGCGGACGACGCCGGCAAGAAAATGATCCAGGACCTGGTGAAGTTCACCGACGACCCCGCCGTCCGGCACCGGATCGTGTTCCTGCCCAACTACGACATCGCCATGGCCCGCACCCTGTTCCCGGGCTGCGACGTGTGGCTGAACAACCCGCTCCGGCCCCTGGAGGCCTGCGGGACCTCCGGGATGAAGGCGGCGATCAACGGTTCCCTGAACCTCTCGGTCCTGGACGGCTGGTGGGATGAGATGTACGACGGCGAGAACGGCTGGGCGATCCCGACCGCCAACAACGACGCGTCCCCGACCGAACGCGATGACATCGAAGCCGCCGCCCTCTACGAGCTCCTGGAGACCCAGGTGGCCCCGCGCTTCTACGGCTCCACGGTTTCCGCGGACGCCGGCGCGGCCGGGCCATCGCAGTCCGGCCCGGAAGCCATCCCGACGCACTGGGTGTCCATGATCAAGCACACCCTGGCCCACCTCGGCCCGGCAGTCTCGGCCGACCGCATGCTCCAGGACTACGTCAACACCCTCTACCGCCCGGCGGCGGAATCGGGACGCCATGCCGTGGCTGGCTCGTTCAAGGAAGCGAAGGAACTGGCGGCCTGGACCACCAAGGTCCGCAACGCCTGGCCGCAGCTGATCGTCGAACACGTCGATTCCATCGGCGTCTCCGAAGAACCACAGATCGGGGACACCCTCCAGGTCAACGCCTACATCGCCCTGCATACCCTGACACCGGACGACGTCAGCGTCGAGGTGGCTTACGGGCGGGCTGAAGAAAGCGATGAACTGGAGGACATCACCGTGGCCGAACTGAGCTCGTTCGAGGACCTCGGCAACGGGCGCCACCTGTTTACCGGTTCCATCCTGATCAACCGCTCCGGATCCTTCGGCTACACCGTCCGGGTCTTCCCGAAGCACCCCTCCCTGGCCTCGAAGGCCGAACTGGGGCTGATCGTCAACGCGTAG